Proteins encoded within one genomic window of Sphingomonas sp. KRR8:
- a CDS encoding tryptophan 7-halogenase — protein sequence MTIVGGGTAGWMTAAVLSQWLSKVEVRLIESDEIASV from the coding sequence GTGACCATCGTGGGCGGAGGGACCGCCGGGTGGATGACCGCGGCCGTGCTGTCCCAGTGGCTGAGCAAGGTCGAGGTGCGGCTGATCGAGTCCGACGAGATCGCATCGGTGTAG
- a CDS encoding DUF2171 domain-containing protein — MAYDRYDRGGGYRDEDRYSNRNSMNNDRGGGGNRGGDNRGFWDRARDEVQSWFGDEDSGGRRDRDDRSSHPERSRYGQQRNERGAMFGGGHDHDRDRHREFGGNHDRDRSSSFGGGQSSSFGRGRDEGDYRNQYGRGGGESGGFGSGDYTRQDRSPWGSTNYSGDDDRSGSNRGYPSGYGQRGGGSYSSSPQSQGWDRDHRDHDRYSQGHQGQGGDRYRPMTGDYGRSSDDESRFRSGMGGQDFARSQYGRQDFSQDQGNDRMFGGGQRDHDDDRSRNRGGFVGAVSGAAASMLGRGGNSPHDEHYSSWRQRQIDELDNDYHAYRQEHQSRFENEFSGFRQQRQTKRQMLQQIREHFEVVDQNGERIGTVDKVRGDHVILTKNDPEANGVHRSFSCSLLEKVEGNKVTLSGTKDSIRGQLHEERGQDDRGSGSGGGFLGGLFGGGRDDRDDRDQRDRQSSMSGPTSSTGAAGAAGTVGSTGSTGTSSEGPHILDRSFSGTYDDGTKKS, encoded by the coding sequence ATGGCTTACGATCGGTATGACCGAGGCGGCGGATATCGCGACGAGGATCGCTATTCGAACCGCAACAGCATGAACAATGACCGCGGCGGCGGCGGCAACCGGGGCGGCGACAACCGCGGCTTCTGGGATCGCGCGCGCGACGAGGTGCAGAGCTGGTTCGGCGACGAGGATTCCGGCGGCCGGCGCGACCGTGATGATCGCTCCTCGCACCCGGAAAGGAGCCGTTATGGCCAGCAGCGCAACGAGCGCGGCGCCATGTTCGGCGGCGGCCACGACCACGACCGCGATCGTCACCGCGAATTCGGCGGCAACCACGATCGTGATCGCAGCTCCAGCTTTGGCGGCGGACAGTCGAGCAGCTTCGGGCGCGGCCGCGACGAGGGCGACTATCGCAACCAATATGGTCGTGGAGGCGGTGAGAGCGGCGGCTTCGGCAGTGGCGATTATACCCGCCAGGACCGCTCGCCCTGGGGCAGCACCAACTACAGTGGCGACGACGACCGATCGGGCAGCAATCGCGGCTATCCCTCGGGCTATGGCCAGCGCGGTGGCGGAAGCTATTCTTCCTCCCCTCAGAGCCAGGGCTGGGACCGCGATCACCGCGACCATGATCGGTACAGCCAGGGCCATCAGGGCCAGGGCGGTGACCGTTATCGCCCGATGACCGGCGACTATGGCCGCTCGTCGGACGATGAAAGCCGCTTCCGCTCCGGCATGGGCGGGCAGGACTTCGCCCGCAGCCAATATGGCCGGCAAGACTTCAGCCAGGACCAGGGCAACGACCGGATGTTCGGTGGCGGGCAGCGCGACCATGACGACGATCGCAGCCGCAATCGCGGCGGGTTCGTCGGAGCGGTGTCCGGTGCCGCGGCCTCGATGCTCGGGCGCGGGGGCAACAGCCCGCACGACGAGCATTATTCGAGCTGGCGCCAGCGTCAGATCGACGAGCTGGACAATGATTATCATGCCTACCGGCAGGAGCATCAGAGCCGGTTCGAGAATGAGTTCTCGGGCTTCCGCCAGCAGCGCCAGACCAAGCGGCAGATGCTGCAGCAGATCCGCGAGCATTTCGAGGTCGTCGACCAGAATGGAGAGCGCATCGGTACGGTCGACAAGGTCCGTGGCGACCACGTCATCCTGACCAAGAACGACCCGGAAGCGAACGGCGTCCACCGCAGCTTCTCCTGCTCGCTGCTCGAAAAGGTCGAGGGCAACAAGGTGACGCTGAGCGGGACCAAGGACTCGATCCGTGGCCAGCTGCATGAAGAGCGCGGACAGGATGACCGTGGTTCTGGTTCAGGCGGCGGGTTCCTCGGTGGCCTGTTCGGCGGTGGCCGTGACGATCGCGACGATCGCGACCAGCGCGACCGGCAGAGCAGCATGAGCGGCCCGACGAGCTCAACCGGCGCCGCCGGCGCGGCTGGCACCGTCGGATCGACCGGCAGTACGGGCACTTCCAGCGAGGGTCCCCACATCCTCGACCGGAGCTTCTCCGGCACCTACGATGACGGCACCAAGAAGTCGTAA
- a CDS encoding M28 family metallopeptidase — protein MSKLRTTFLVSAAALLGACQTAAVSPAPSAPAPAPAPAPASDDRPASQQRMSDITRTLASDAFEGRSMGGVGEERTIAYLIEQFRAAGLEPGGENGGWTQTVPLIRTKLQQPTLSLRQSGSSTPLRFPQDIYVSTVRDTPSAAIVNAPVVFVGYGTKAPERGWDDFKGVDLKGKVALFLVNDPDFEAAAGEPVAGKFGGKTMTYYGRWTYKFDEAARRGAVAALIIHETEGAGYGWNVVESAGGENFNIVLPPGAQQPVLLQGWMQRPVAEAMLKRAGYDYATLKTQSRKASFRPIDLKTTLSATAKVDLAHLTSHNVLAKLTGSRFPAETVSYGGHWDAYGIGAPDAQGRTIRPGAADDALGLAAMIEIGRKFTAGPRPQRTLVFAAWTGEERGLLGSEYYAQHPLYPAATMAANLTLDTLQWAGATRDTVLVGKGQSELDRYLEEGARAQGRSVTEEGHPERGLFYRADHFTLAKRGVPVLLTMALAGAYDLQEGGRAAGERWLDAYTAQCYHQTCDAWSPTWNLAGAAQEAELYYDIGKRLANSRSWPQWSPSSEFRKVREESATARR, from the coding sequence ATGAGCAAGCTTCGCACGACATTCCTCGTTTCCGCGGCCGCGCTGCTCGGCGCTTGCCAGACTGCGGCGGTATCGCCTGCTCCTTCGGCCCCGGCCCCGGCCCCGGCCCCGGCCCCGGCCTCGGACGATCGCCCGGCCAGCCAGCAGCGCATGTCGGACATCACGCGCACACTCGCCTCCGACGCGTTCGAAGGCCGTTCGATGGGCGGCGTCGGGGAGGAGCGCACGATCGCCTACCTGATCGAGCAGTTCCGTGCCGCGGGGCTGGAGCCGGGCGGCGAGAATGGCGGCTGGACCCAGACCGTGCCGCTGATCCGCACCAAGCTTCAGCAGCCGACCCTGTCGCTGCGCCAAAGCGGAAGCAGCACGCCGCTCCGCTTCCCGCAGGATATCTATGTCAGCACGGTGCGCGACACACCGTCGGCCGCTATCGTCAACGCTCCGGTGGTGTTCGTCGGCTATGGCACCAAGGCGCCGGAACGCGGCTGGGACGACTTCAAGGGCGTCGACCTGAAGGGCAAGGTTGCTCTCTTCCTGGTCAACGATCCCGATTTCGAGGCTGCGGCGGGTGAGCCGGTGGCCGGCAAGTTCGGCGGCAAGACCATGACCTATTACGGCCGCTGGACATACAAGTTCGACGAGGCGGCGCGCCGCGGTGCGGTGGCTGCCCTGATCATCCACGAGACCGAGGGCGCCGGTTACGGCTGGAACGTGGTCGAGAGCGCCGGTGGCGAAAACTTCAACATCGTCCTTCCGCCCGGCGCTCAGCAGCCGGTTCTGCTCCAGGGCTGGATGCAGCGGCCGGTGGCCGAGGCGATGCTCAAGCGGGCGGGCTATGACTATGCCACGCTCAAGACTCAGTCCCGCAAGGCCAGCTTCCGTCCCATTGACCTCAAGACGACCCTGTCGGCCACCGCCAAGGTCGATCTCGCCCACCTCACCAGCCACAATGTCCTCGCCAAGCTCACCGGCAGCCGCTTTCCCGCCGAGACGGTCAGCTACGGCGGTCACTGGGACGCCTATGGCATCGGCGCACCCGATGCGCAGGGCCGCACCATCCGCCCGGGCGCTGCCGACGATGCGCTCGGCCTCGCCGCCATGATCGAGATCGGCCGCAAGTTCACCGCCGGCCCGAGGCCCCAGCGGACGCTGGTGTTCGCCGCCTGGACGGGCGAGGAGCGGGGGCTGCTAGGCTCCGAATACTACGCCCAGCACCCGCTCTATCCGGCCGCGACCATGGCCGCGAACCTGACGCTGGATACTCTGCAATGGGCTGGCGCGACCCGCGACACGGTGCTGGTCGGCAAGGGTCAGAGCGAACTCGACCGCTACCTTGAGGAAGGCGCCCGGGCGCAGGGCCGTTCCGTCACGGAGGAAGGCCATCCGGAACGGGGACTGTTCTACCGTGCCGACCACTTCACCCTCGCCAAGCGCGGCGTGCCCGTGCTGCTCACCATGGCGCTTGCCGGTGCCTACGACTTGCAGGAGGGCGGACGCGCGGCCGGCGAACGCTGGCTCGATGCCTACACCGCGCAATGCTACCACCAGACCTGCGATGCCTGGTCGCCGACCTGGAACTTGGCCGGCGCAGCGCAGGAGGCCGAGCTTTATTACGACATCGGCAAACGCCTCGCGAACAGCCGGTCATGGCCGCAATGGTCGCCGTCGTCCGAGTTCCGCAAGGTGCGGGAAGAGAGCGCCACCGCCCGCCGCTAG
- a CDS encoding efflux transporter outer membrane subunit: MNRFATLMTAGAVLLSGCTSLDPAYVRPAAPVPGSWPTGDPYVQEAPALPAFDHHTVFRDARLQTLIAQALVNNRDLAIAAANIAAARAQVRITRANQLPSLDAQGGIQATPRRNADGDIHGVRVGGNLGVVPTFELDLFGRLASLTRADQQRLLATGAAARATRVSLIGDIANTWLNYAADSSLLAIAEDTVRVAERSRQLTDARRRGGVAPKTDLLQAEQILETARNDLAVQRARRAQDLNLLQLLVGAPVDPSLLPASIERAAPTIAELPAGLDSRILLRRPDIIQAEYELRAANAEIGAARAALFPRISLTGLLGLASSALTSLFSAGALTFSASSAVNYSIFNGGAARANVRLQQARQQAAVATYERAIQTGFREVADALADRSTLVDRVGANQRNVAAANETLTLVTARYREGIDPFLTTLDAQRSAYAAQRNLVNARLAQAQNGVEVYRALGGDGI; this comes from the coding sequence ATGAACCGATTTGCGACGTTGATGACCGCTGGTGCGGTGCTGCTGAGTGGGTGCACATCGCTCGACCCTGCTTATGTGCGGCCCGCCGCTCCGGTGCCGGGCAGCTGGCCGACTGGCGATCCTTATGTGCAGGAAGCCCCTGCCCTGCCTGCCTTCGACCATCACACGGTGTTCCGCGACGCCCGGCTGCAGACGCTGATCGCGCAGGCGCTGGTCAACAACCGCGATCTGGCGATCGCCGCCGCCAACATCGCGGCGGCGCGTGCGCAGGTGCGGATCACCCGCGCGAACCAGCTGCCCTCCCTCGATGCGCAGGGCGGGATCCAGGCCACTCCCCGACGCAACGCCGATGGCGACATCCATGGGGTGCGGGTCGGCGGCAATCTGGGCGTGGTGCCGACCTTCGAGCTGGATCTGTTCGGCCGACTGGCGTCGCTCACCCGCGCCGATCAGCAACGGCTGCTGGCAACGGGTGCGGCTGCGCGGGCGACGCGAGTCAGCCTGATCGGCGATATCGCCAACACTTGGCTCAACTATGCGGCGGATTCGAGCCTGCTCGCCATCGCCGAGGACACCGTGCGAGTTGCCGAGCGCAGCCGCCAGCTGACCGATGCCCGTCGGCGCGGCGGGGTGGCGCCCAAGACCGACCTGTTGCAGGCCGAGCAGATATTGGAGACCGCCCGCAACGACCTGGCCGTGCAGCGGGCGCGGCGGGCGCAGGACCTCAACCTGTTGCAACTGCTAGTGGGTGCACCGGTTGACCCGAGTTTGCTGCCGGCCTCGATCGAGCGGGCTGCGCCGACCATCGCCGAGCTTCCGGCCGGGCTCGACAGCCGGATCCTGCTGCGCCGGCCGGATATCATTCAGGCCGAATATGAGCTGCGCGCCGCCAATGCCGAGATCGGCGCGGCGCGGGCGGCACTGTTCCCGCGGATCAGCCTGACGGGACTGCTGGGGCTGGCGAGCAGTGCGCTGACCAGTCTGTTCAGCGCCGGAGCGCTGACCTTCTCCGCCAGCTCGGCGGTGAACTACTCCATCTTCAACGGGGGCGCGGCGCGGGCGAATGTGCGGCTGCAGCAGGCCCGGCAGCAGGCGGCGGTCGCGACCTACGAACGCGCGATCCAGACAGGCTTTCGCGAGGTGGCGGACGCGCTGGCCGACCGCTCTACCCTGGTGGACCGGGTCGGCGCCAACCAGCGCAATGTGGCTGCAGCGAACGAGACACTGACCCTGGTAACCGCCCGCTACCGCGAAGGCATCGACCCGTTCCTGACCACGCTGGACGCGCAGCGGTCGGCCTACGCGGCGCAGCGCAACCTGGTGAACGCGCGGCTGGCGCAGGCGCAGAACGGGGTCGAGGTCTATCGCGCGCTGGGCGGCGATGGGATCTAG
- a CDS encoding TIM-barrel domain-containing protein — protein MRRLSPRPLTRPASVGLLRKAGTTPYARAMSRFLPLASLLALVAASSSAQSTAAAKGLNVTALTPTILRIPLATPGPSAENSSWAVSAAVRAQRAPVTPTADGFTTDALQVAIDQKTGALTLRDRSSRTILAGLSLQRTAGQTVFTLRAPMPAGERYVGLGDKTGGLDRRGSSFVNWNTDAYGFGTATDPIYKSIPFFIAVGKDGAAYGVFLDDPQRSWFDFGHREENVLTIGADAGPADLYLIAGPTVADVVRRYTDLTGKAPLPPRWALGYQQSRYSYMSEAELRTVAGRLRSEHIPTDVLWLDIDFQDRNRPFTVNRTTFPDMKRLTADLGKDGFKLITITDLHIAHAPNQSYSPYDSGVAGDHFLKNPDGSTYVAPVWPGPSVFPDFTRASTRRWWGDLYRPFLDDGVAGFWNDMNEPAIFDTPTKTMPLDTRHRIDSDDFAARTATHAEIHNVYGMENSRATYEGLLRLRPNSRPFVMTRASYAGGQRYAVTWTGDNSASWDHLRLMVQQLLNLGLSGFSWAGADIGGFTGGPSPELLTRFTQIGAFTPIFRNHSAKDTPRVEPWLDGPQQLAIRRRFIEERYRLLPYFYAVAEQNSRTGDPVMRPLFYDFSKALTAPCDQSMSFTVGRDLLVAASPKPESPQAYDICLPGGGWYDYWTGKRVPADKISETPALERLPVFVRPGAILPRQPLTQSTAEVPSGPLELHVYPGPDCAGTLYWDDGTSLDYRRRAFLRQAIRCSADASGLRLTFAPRDGSYRPWWRELAVTVHGWTGASRVEGAGRPIAATADGPGEALRFILPDQSRGGEVVIRRQ, from the coding sequence ATGCGGCGGCTTAGCCCGCGCCCACTGACCCGGCCAGCTTCGGTCGGGCTGTTGCGAAAGGCGGGCACCACACCCTATGCCCGCGCCATGTCGCGCTTTCTCCCCCTCGCATCACTGCTGGCGCTCGTCGCCGCGTCCTCGTCCGCCCAAAGTACTGCGGCGGCGAAGGGTCTCAACGTGACGGCATTGACCCCGACCATCCTGCGTATCCCGCTGGCTACGCCGGGACCGTCCGCCGAGAATTCCAGCTGGGCGGTCAGCGCGGCCGTCCGCGCCCAGCGCGCGCCGGTGACCCCAACCGCCGACGGCTTCACGACCGACGCGCTGCAGGTCGCCATCGATCAGAAGACCGGCGCGCTCACCCTCCGCGACCGCTCGAGCAGGACCATCCTCGCCGGCCTCTCGCTCCAGCGCACCGCCGGGCAAACCGTCTTCACCCTGCGCGCGCCGATGCCGGCGGGCGAGCGTTACGTCGGCCTCGGGGACAAGACCGGCGGCCTCGATCGCCGGGGGTCGAGCTTCGTCAACTGGAACACCGACGCGTACGGCTTCGGCACCGCCACCGATCCCATATACAAGTCGATCCCCTTCTTCATCGCCGTCGGCAAGGACGGCGCGGCCTATGGCGTGTTCCTCGACGATCCCCAGCGCAGCTGGTTCGACTTCGGCCACCGGGAGGAGAATGTCCTCACTATCGGCGCGGACGCCGGCCCCGCGGACCTCTACCTCATCGCCGGGCCGACCGTCGCCGACGTGGTCCGCCGCTATACCGACCTCACCGGCAAGGCGCCGCTGCCACCACGCTGGGCGCTCGGCTACCAGCAATCCCGCTACAGCTACATGAGCGAGGCTGAACTGCGCACCGTCGCCGGCCGCCTCCGCTCGGAGCACATCCCGACCGATGTCCTATGGCTGGACATCGATTTTCAGGATCGCAACCGTCCTTTCACCGTCAACCGCACGACTTTCCCGGATATGAAGCGGCTGACCGCCGATCTGGGCAAGGACGGCTTCAAGCTCATCACCATCACCGACCTCCACATCGCCCATGCGCCGAACCAGAGCTATTCGCCCTACGACAGCGGGGTGGCCGGCGATCACTTCCTCAAGAACCCCGACGGCAGCACCTATGTCGCGCCCGTCTGGCCCGGCCCCTCGGTCTTCCCCGATTTCACCCGGGCTTCCACGCGCCGCTGGTGGGGCGACCTGTACCGGCCATTCCTGGACGATGGCGTCGCGGGCTTCTGGAACGACATGAACGAGCCGGCGATCTTCGACACGCCGACCAAGACCATGCCGCTCGACACCCGCCATCGGATCGACAGCGACGACTTCGCAGCCCGCACCGCGACCCATGCCGAGATCCACAACGTCTACGGAATGGAGAACAGCCGGGCGACCTATGAAGGCCTGCTGCGCCTCCGCCCCAATAGTCGTCCCTTCGTCATGACCCGCGCCAGCTACGCCGGTGGGCAGCGCTATGCCGTGACGTGGACGGGGGACAACAGCGCCAGCTGGGATCACCTGCGACTGATGGTCCAGCAACTGCTCAACCTCGGCCTGTCCGGTTTCAGCTGGGCCGGTGCCGACATCGGCGGCTTCACCGGGGGGCCGAGCCCCGAGCTCCTCACCCGCTTCACCCAGATCGGCGCCTTCACGCCCATCTTCCGCAATCATTCCGCCAAGGACACCCCGCGCGTCGAGCCGTGGCTCGACGGACCGCAGCAACTCGCCATTCGCCGCCGCTTCATCGAGGAACGCTATCGGCTGCTGCCGTACTTCTATGCGGTGGCGGAGCAGAACAGCCGCACCGGAGACCCGGTCATGCGCCCGCTGTTCTATGACTTCTCGAAAGCGCTGACCGCACCTTGCGATCAGTCGATGAGCTTCACGGTTGGCCGCGATCTGCTGGTTGCCGCCTCGCCCAAGCCGGAATCGCCGCAGGCCTACGACATCTGCCTGCCCGGCGGCGGCTGGTATGATTACTGGACCGGCAAGCGCGTGCCCGCCGACAAGATCAGCGAAACGCCTGCGCTGGAGCGGCTGCCGGTATTTGTCCGGCCTGGCGCCATCCTGCCGCGACAGCCGCTGACCCAGTCCACCGCCGAGGTGCCGAGCGGCCCGCTCGAGCTGCACGTCTACCCCGGCCCGGACTGCGCGGGCACGCTCTACTGGGACGATGGGACCAGCCTCGACTATCGTCGCCGCGCTTTCCTCCGCCAAGCGATCCGCTGCAGCGCCGACGCCAGTGGTCTCCGCCTGACCTTCGCTCCGCGCGACGGTAGCTACCGCCCGTGGTGGCGGGAGCTGGCCGTCACCGTTCACGGCTGGACCGGCGCGTCGCGGGTCGAAGGCGCCGGCCGGCCGATCGCCGCCACGGCCGACGGGCCAGGGGAGGCGCTTCGGTTCATCCTGCCGGACCAGTCGCGTGGCGGTGAGGTCGTGATCCGCCGCCAGTGA
- a CDS encoding reverse transcriptase-like protein — protein MSRPPLKIYFDGGCRPNPGRMEAAVVVRGQVHFFDDLGVGSSSDAEWLALCHALEVAQASGEPLFDLVGDSRGVIGQASGAMPCRTPAARLHRGRFLAAASTLPPRRLRWIPRQQNLAGIALARRRDPGPVRNGSL, from the coding sequence ATGAGCCGCCCTCCCCTCAAGATCTACTTCGATGGCGGCTGCCGGCCCAACCCCGGCAGGATGGAGGCGGCGGTGGTCGTGCGCGGGCAGGTCCACTTCTTCGACGATCTGGGCGTAGGCAGCAGCAGTGATGCCGAATGGCTGGCGCTGTGCCACGCGCTGGAGGTGGCCCAAGCCTCGGGCGAGCCGCTGTTCGACCTGGTGGGAGACAGCCGAGGCGTGATCGGGCAGGCGAGCGGCGCCATGCCGTGCCGGACCCCGGCCGCGCGCCTGCACCGGGGGCGTTTCCTGGCCGCCGCGTCAACTTTGCCGCCCCGGCGACTGCGCTGGATCCCGCGGCAGCAGAACCTCGCCGGGATCGCGCTCGCCCGACGGCGCGATCCTGGGCCGGTACGAAATGGATCGCTTTAG
- a CDS encoding NADP-dependent oxidoreductase → MARAWNLKSRPTGMPTMDNFEFGETPLPALDDGMVHVRNRWLSVDPYMRGRMNDVKSYVPPFQIGAPLEGGAVGEVVESKDPNFVAGDWVLHMAGWRDEAVVPGQALNKLPQIPGVEPQAFLGNLGLTGGTAYWGLLDAAQAKAGDIVFVSAAAGAVGSAVVQIAKAKGMMVIGSAGGAEKCEFVKSLGADAVVDYKSGTPLVKALAEAAPKGIDVYFDNVGGDHLDAAFAVARRNARFAICGMIDSYNSGEPATFRYIMRVIAMRIMLKGFIYTDYLGRNAEFYGEMGPWVAGGQVKSRDTVVEGLEKTPEAFLGLFSGKNTGKMLVRL, encoded by the coding sequence ATGGCGCGCGCATGGAATCTGAAGAGCCGCCCGACCGGCATGCCGACAATGGACAATTTCGAGTTTGGGGAGACGCCATTGCCGGCGCTGGACGACGGCATGGTTCATGTCCGCAACCGCTGGCTGTCCGTCGACCCGTACATGCGCGGGCGGATGAACGACGTGAAGAGCTACGTTCCGCCGTTCCAGATCGGCGCTCCGCTGGAAGGCGGCGCGGTCGGTGAGGTGGTCGAGAGCAAGGACCCCAATTTCGTAGCCGGTGACTGGGTGCTGCACATGGCCGGCTGGCGCGACGAGGCGGTGGTGCCGGGCCAAGCGCTTAACAAGCTGCCGCAGATCCCCGGTGTCGAACCGCAGGCATTCCTCGGCAACCTCGGCCTGACCGGCGGGACAGCCTATTGGGGCCTGCTCGACGCGGCGCAGGCCAAGGCCGGGGACATCGTGTTCGTGTCCGCTGCCGCCGGCGCGGTTGGCTCCGCGGTGGTGCAGATCGCCAAGGCCAAGGGCATGATGGTGATCGGCTCGGCCGGCGGCGCGGAGAAGTGCGAGTTCGTGAAGTCGCTCGGGGCCGACGCCGTGGTCGACTACAAGTCCGGAACGCCGCTGGTGAAGGCTTTGGCCGAAGCCGCGCCGAAGGGCATCGACGTCTATTTCGACAATGTCGGGGGCGATCATCTCGACGCCGCCTTCGCGGTTGCCCGGCGAAACGCGCGCTTCGCGATCTGCGGCATGATCGACAGCTACAATTCGGGCGAGCCGGCGACCTTCCGCTACATCATGCGGGTGATCGCGATGCGCATCATGCTCAAGGGCTTCATCTACACCGATTATCTTGGCCGCAACGCCGAGTTCTACGGCGAGATGGGGCCTTGGGTCGCCGGTGGTCAGGTGAAGAGCCGCGACACGGTGGTCGAGGGGCTGGAAAAGACGCCCGAAGCGTTTCTGGGCCTCTTCAGCGGCAAGAACACCGGCAAAATGCTGGTGCGCCTCTAA